A genomic segment from Salinigranum rubrum encodes:
- a CDS encoding heavy metal translocating P-type ATPase, with amino-acid sequence MTSPDEESHDGSGEPPDHTHDHGADSHEQGHTHDHDHKDHEHDKHTGQDGDDIVPSIDQGDVAQFSVPEMDCPSCAGKVENSVEKLDGIRSVDPQVTTGTLTVSYDGEQTSATAIEDRVQKAGYTVEDTGEVTSKFTVPEMDCPSCAGKIENALDRVGGVTTYETQPTTGTVVVTYDSSRAGDADVIDAIESAGYEVTDTTGDESGRQEASGERESIWTSSRALKTWVSGGFVALGLLFEFFLTGQNIQIAGLLGTDLLVADVLFLIAVATGGQEILRNGYYSARNLNLDIDFLMSVAILGALVASLVFGEALYFEAATLAFLFSIAELLERYSMDRARNSLRELMDLSPDEATVKRNGSTETIPVDEVAVGDIVVVKPGEKIPMDGSVVDGESAVNQAPITGESVPVDKTTGDEVYAGTINEEGYLEVEVTSEAGDNTLSRIVEMVEDAQSNKTEREQFVERFSTYYTPVVVGFAILTTVASPYIFGTTWSTAVVYGLTLLVLACPCAFVISTPVSVVSGITSAAKNGVLIKGGNHLEAMGAVDVVAFDKTGTLTKGELTVTDVVPLNGNSKEDVLRCARGLEQRSEHPIGEAIVAEAGSAGVAEREVDDFESITGKGVRADLDGTPHFAGKPGLFEELEFDLSHVHATTDGGVVTQTAQQMCDRNNCLDLLEETVPELQAEGKTVVLVGTEDELEGVIAVADEIRPEAKRTVTRLKQLGVSRTVMLTGDNERTARAIAEQVGVDEYQAELLPEDKVTAIEELVEEYDGVAMVGDGINDAPALATATVGVAMGAAGTDTALETADIALMGDDLAKLPYLYELANDANGVIRQNIWSSLAVKAGLAVAVPFGYVPIWLAVLAGDAGMTTAVTGNAMRLSRITPDTDTETNASEG; translated from the coding sequence ATGACCTCACCTGACGAGGAATCCCACGACGGGAGTGGTGAACCACCGGATCACACCCACGACCACGGAGCGGATTCTCACGAGCAGGGTCATACACATGACCACGATCACAAGGATCACGAGCACGACAAGCACACTGGACAAGATGGTGATGACATTGTCCCATCGATAGACCAGGGAGACGTTGCACAGTTCTCCGTCCCGGAGATGGACTGCCCATCCTGCGCAGGAAAGGTCGAAAACAGCGTCGAAAAACTGGACGGAATCCGGAGCGTCGACCCGCAAGTGACAACAGGGACGTTGACCGTCTCGTACGACGGCGAGCAAACGAGTGCCACCGCGATCGAAGACCGGGTTCAAAAGGCCGGGTACACGGTGGAGGACACTGGCGAGGTCACCTCGAAATTCACGGTTCCGGAGATGGATTGTCCGTCGTGTGCGGGCAAAATCGAAAACGCCCTTGACCGGGTTGGTGGAGTGACAACATACGAGACGCAGCCGACGACCGGAACCGTCGTCGTCACGTACGACTCGTCGCGGGCTGGGGATGCTGACGTCATCGACGCGATCGAAAGCGCTGGGTACGAGGTCACGGATACGACAGGCGACGAATCGGGGCGTCAGGAAGCGAGCGGAGAGCGCGAGAGCATCTGGACGAGTTCGCGCGCACTCAAAACGTGGGTGAGCGGTGGATTCGTCGCCCTCGGCTTACTCTTCGAGTTCTTCCTGACCGGCCAGAATATACAGATCGCAGGTCTTCTCGGGACGGATCTACTGGTCGCTGACGTCCTGTTTCTGATTGCAGTGGCCACCGGCGGCCAGGAGATCCTTCGCAACGGCTACTACTCGGCGCGGAATCTGAACCTCGATATCGACTTCCTGATGTCGGTGGCTATCCTCGGCGCACTCGTTGCGAGTCTTGTCTTCGGTGAGGCACTCTACTTCGAGGCCGCCACCCTCGCGTTCCTGTTCAGCATCGCGGAACTGCTGGAGCGCTACTCGATGGACCGTGCCCGAAACTCCCTCCGCGAACTAATGGATCTCTCACCGGATGAAGCAACCGTCAAGCGGAACGGGAGCACGGAGACGATTCCCGTCGACGAGGTCGCCGTGGGAGACATCGTCGTCGTCAAGCCAGGGGAGAAAATCCCGATGGACGGAAGCGTCGTCGACGGTGAGAGCGCCGTCAACCAGGCACCGATCACGGGTGAAAGCGTCCCTGTCGACAAGACGACGGGCGACGAGGTGTACGCCGGCACTATCAACGAGGAGGGGTATCTCGAGGTCGAGGTCACCTCCGAGGCCGGCGACAACACGCTCTCCCGCATCGTGGAGATGGTTGAGGACGCCCAGTCGAACAAGACCGAACGCGAGCAGTTTGTTGAGCGCTTCTCGACGTACTACACGCCAGTCGTCGTCGGCTTCGCCATCCTGACGACGGTAGCAAGCCCGTACATCTTCGGCACGACCTGGTCCACGGCCGTCGTCTACGGACTGACGCTGTTGGTGTTGGCCTGTCCCTGTGCGTTCGTCATCTCGACGCCTGTCTCAGTGGTGTCGGGAATTACGAGTGCCGCGAAGAACGGCGTCCTCATTAAGGGCGGCAATCACCTCGAAGCGATGGGTGCGGTCGACGTCGTCGCGTTCGACAAGACGGGAACGCTCACGAAGGGTGAACTCACCGTCACGGACGTCGTTCCCCTGAACGGGAACTCAAAGGAGGACGTGCTCCGGTGTGCACGCGGGCTCGAGCAACGGAGTGAACACCCCATCGGCGAGGCAATCGTCGCCGAAGCCGGCAGCGCAGGGGTTGCCGAGCGCGAGGTCGATGACTTCGAGAGCATCACCGGAAAGGGCGTGCGTGCCGATCTCGACGGGACTCCTCACTTCGCAGGCAAGCCGGGTCTGTTTGAGGAGTTAGAGTTCGATCTGTCGCACGTTCACGCGACGACCGACGGTGGCGTCGTGACACAGACAGCCCAGCAGATGTGTGACCGGAACAACTGTCTCGATCTTCTCGAAGAGACCGTCCCTGAACTCCAGGCTGAAGGCAAGACCGTCGTCCTCGTTGGGACCGAAGACGAGCTTGAGGGCGTCATCGCGGTCGCCGACGAGATCCGTCCGGAGGCGAAGCGAACGGTCACTCGATTGAAACAACTCGGTGTCTCCCGAACGGTTATGCTGACGGGGGACAACGAGCGGACTGCCCGCGCGATCGCCGAGCAGGTCGGCGTCGACGAGTACCAGGCCGAATTACTCCCCGAGGACAAGGTGACGGCGATCGAAGAGCTCGTCGAGGAGTACGACGGCGTTGCGATGGTCGGAGACGGAATCAATGACGCACCGGCGCTCGCCACCGCCACAGTCGGCGTGGCGATGGGGGCTGCCGGGACTGATACCGCATTGGAGACCGCGGACATCGCCCTGATGGGTGATGACCTCGCGAAGCTTCCGTACCTCTACGAACTCGCAAACGATGCGAACGGTGTCATCCGGCAGAACATCTGGTCGAGTCTCGCTGTCAAAGCCGGGCTGGCGGTCGCAGTCCCGTTCGGATACGTCCCGATTTGGCTCGCTGTCCTCGCTGGGGATGCCGGGATGACGACGGCCGTTACCGGGAACGCGATGCGACTCTCTCGAATCACGCCAGACACAGACACCGAAACCAACGCTTCGGAGGGGTAA
- a CDS encoding IS5 family transposase: MEVDLLDFVERCRHLAKQALGKHAGEPASGGFARWIHVVLHCFRLEEGHSYRETPNRLEYMAEIRAVLGLGRDDLPDHSTIYKSFDRLKMWVWRALLRVSAQQHPQSGHAALDSTFFDRRRASSYFRQRAGSTVQTLKVTTLTDVESLAVLDVHITARWKHDTKTGPQVVRRNADDLLTVAADNGFQDWHTEYEVAAHDVEYLVHYRGSSPKAATNNALIRAKGYSQRWMAETSYSTTKRSLGDAVRALGWYRQFREIVLMFAIINIEPLCEPL, translated from the coding sequence ATGGAAGTCGACCTCCTCGACTTCGTTGAACGGTGTCGTCACCTAGCCAAACAAGCGTTGGGGAAGCACGCGGGCGAGCCCGCCAGCGGCGGGTTCGCCCGCTGGATCCACGTCGTTCTACACTGCTTTCGGCTCGAAGAGGGCCATAGCTACCGTGAAACGCCGAATCGGCTGGAGTACATGGCTGAGATACGTGCTGTACTCGGGCTCGGTCGAGACGACCTTCCTGACCACAGCACGATCTACAAGTCGTTCGATCGGCTGAAAATGTGGGTGTGGCGGGCGCTGCTGCGCGTTTCCGCGCAGCAGCACCCGCAGTCTGGACACGCTGCTCTGGACAGCACGTTCTTCGACCGCCGGCGTGCGTCATCGTATTTCCGCCAGCGGGCAGGAAGCACGGTACAGACGCTGAAAGTAACGACTTTGACTGATGTGGAATCGCTTGCTGTTCTTGACGTCCACATCACAGCTCGGTGGAAACACGATACGAAGACCGGGCCGCAGGTCGTCCGCCGGAACGCGGACGACCTGCTGACCGTCGCCGCCGACAACGGATTTCAAGACTGGCACACCGAGTACGAGGTCGCCGCACACGACGTTGAGTACCTCGTTCACTACCGCGGATCGTCACCGAAAGCAGCCACAAACAACGCACTCATTCGGGCAAAAGGCTACTCTCAGCGCTGGATGGCCGAAACCTCGTACTCGACAACCAAGCGCTCGCTCGGCGATGCCGTGCGAGCGCTGGGCTGGTATCGACAGTTTCGTGAGATCGTCCTGATGTTCGCCATCATCAACATAGAACCACTGTGTGAGCCGCTGTAA
- a CDS encoding cation diffusion facilitator family transporter encodes MTFHEHTDEETAEHNLPSKSSGSTRRLALVAVVNFLGFVIELAGGLLFGSVALISDALHMLFDMLAYAMAFGASYTAERFEGGEAWSYGLHRLEPVAAFLNGVLLLPMVGYIVWESYQRFLEPVAINPELTLIIATGGLLVNIGSVYVLQGGEMSLNERGAFYHLLGDAGGSVAVIVSTAAVAVFDLPIADPVAAVLIGLLVLASAGNVLRESTSILLERSPVSSEELRDELTTLDGVDQIEDLHVWQVCSQLTVATVRLTDTATTLEEQRRIQSRVHDHLTDRGIDHATVELVGRADPNTDPVGTPNHSH; translated from the coding sequence ATGACCTTTCACGAGCATACCGATGAGGAGACCGCAGAGCACAACCTCCCGTCTAAATCAAGTGGCAGTACGCGCCGGCTTGCGCTCGTCGCGGTCGTCAACTTCCTCGGATTCGTCATCGAACTGGCTGGTGGACTCCTGTTCGGGTCGGTCGCTCTCATCAGCGACGCCCTCCATATGCTGTTCGATATGCTTGCGTACGCGATGGCGTTCGGGGCGAGCTACACCGCCGAACGGTTCGAGGGTGGCGAGGCGTGGTCGTACGGTCTCCACCGACTGGAGCCGGTTGCGGCCTTCCTGAACGGCGTCTTGCTCCTTCCAATGGTCGGATACATCGTCTGGGAGTCCTACCAGCGGTTCCTCGAGCCGGTGGCGATCAATCCAGAGTTGACGCTGATCATCGCGACGGGTGGCCTGCTGGTAAACATCGGCTCCGTGTACGTGTTGCAGGGTGGTGAGATGAGTCTCAACGAGCGCGGGGCGTTCTACCACCTGCTCGGTGACGCCGGTGGCTCTGTTGCGGTAATCGTCTCGACCGCCGCCGTCGCAGTATTCGATCTCCCCATCGCAGACCCTGTGGCGGCCGTACTTATTGGGCTGCTGGTACTCGCATCGGCTGGGAACGTCCTCCGGGAAAGCACCTCAATCCTGCTGGAACGGAGTCCGGTGTCGTCCGAAGAACTCCGGGATGAATTGACGACACTCGATGGCGTGGACCAGATTGAGGATCTCCACGTCTGGCAGGTGTGTAGTCAACTCACCGTCGCAACCGTCCGACTGACAGATACGGCGACCACACTGGAGGAGCAACGGAGAATCCAGTCACGGGTTCACGATCATCTCACGGATCGAGGGATCGACCACGCAACCGTCGAGCTCGTCGGGCGTGCCGACCCCAATACTGACCCTGTCGGTACGCCGAATCACTCCCACTAA
- a CDS encoding SpoIIAA family protein, translating into MSHTAPNRMFEVLDETNENLIAIRVGKGTRTGYQELYSLLVEKSNQYGHIHVYEEVPNWTFGTFLTHLHGVIPDLRYGPDFDIDRYAAVGDTRWAKLLFDWWRTIRPIWPVSPDKMRYFDMKDHDQALSWLREEG; encoded by the coding sequence ATGTCCCACACAGCACCCAATCGAATGTTCGAGGTGTTGGACGAGACGAACGAGAACCTCATTGCGATTCGCGTCGGGAAGGGCACGCGAACGGGCTATCAAGAGCTGTACTCGCTCCTCGTCGAAAAGAGCAACCAGTACGGGCACATCCACGTGTACGAGGAAGTTCCGAACTGGACGTTCGGGACGTTTCTCACACACCTCCACGGGGTGATTCCCGATCTCCGGTACGGCCCCGACTTCGATATTGATCGGTACGCCGCAGTCGGCGATACACGATGGGCGAAACTCCTGTTCGACTGGTGGCGTACAATTCGACCGATCTGGCCAGTCTCGCCCGACAAGATGCGATATTTCGACATGAAAGACCACGATCAGGCCCTCAGCTGGCTTCGGGAGGAGGGGTAA
- a CDS encoding saccharopine dehydrogenase family protein, with product MSRDDASVLVVGGYGTIGRTVCTELAARTQREILAAGRSPKKARRFSASVHGVKPQTLDVSERTGYADALAGVGMVVMCLDQDTPRFAEACLERGIDYVDISPTDALLQAIESFDDLARKREATAVLSVGLSPGMTNLFVAEAIAELDSVDRADITLLLGIGEAFGPDTVKWTVEDALGQFSIRVDGESMSVAGLTDPRQVDIPGWGRRRAYRANLADQHVLARTTDIPIIESRLCYDSRLVTRYLALLRRTGLYQPAVSLLGVDRIVNLTEAVWFGSDESVVKTKVRGRANGRVTDIERWIRGPDQARATALVTARVVETLGPSHPSGVHHIQELFSSAAFSDTLLEAGYTIGRTVQHGGHA from the coding sequence ATGTCCAGGGATGACGCATCTGTTCTTGTCGTCGGAGGTTACGGCACTATCGGCCGGACTGTCTGTACTGAGCTCGCAGCCCGTACACAGAGAGAAATTCTCGCTGCAGGCCGATCTCCAAAAAAGGCACGCCGTTTTTCAGCGTCTGTCCATGGTGTCAAACCCCAGACGCTCGATGTCAGTGAGAGGACGGGCTATGCAGACGCTCTCGCCGGCGTGGGAATGGTAGTGATGTGCTTGGACCAAGATACACCACGGTTCGCGGAGGCCTGTCTCGAGCGCGGCATCGACTACGTCGACATCTCGCCGACGGACGCACTGCTCCAAGCGATCGAATCGTTCGATGATCTCGCTCGCAAACGGGAGGCGACCGCCGTACTCAGTGTCGGACTCTCCCCCGGAATGACGAATCTCTTCGTGGCTGAAGCAATAGCGGAACTCGATTCCGTCGACCGAGCGGACATCACCCTGTTGTTAGGTATCGGAGAGGCCTTCGGTCCAGATACAGTTAAATGGACCGTCGAGGACGCCCTTGGCCAGTTCTCGATTCGAGTTGACGGCGAGTCTATGTCGGTGGCCGGTTTGACTGACCCACGGCAGGTCGATATTCCTGGGTGGGGTCGACGTCGAGCGTACCGTGCAAATCTCGCTGATCAACATGTACTTGCTCGGACAACGGATATCCCAATAATCGAGAGTCGACTGTGTTACGACTCTCGTCTCGTCACGCGGTATCTGGCGCTATTACGTCGTACCGGACTGTATCAGCCAGCTGTATCGTTGCTCGGGGTTGATAGAATAGTTAACTTGACCGAGGCTGTCTGGTTCGGGTCCGACGAGTCAGTGGTCAAAACGAAGGTTCGTGGTCGGGCAAACGGCCGAGTAACGGATATCGAGCGGTGGATTCGAGGACCAGATCAGGCCCGTGCGACGGCACTGGTCACCGCTCGCGTCGTGGAGACGTTGGGCCCGTCACACCCGTCTGGTGTCCATCATATACAGGAGCTTTTCAGTAGCGCTGCGTTCTCTGATACCCTCCTTGAAGCCGGATACACTATCGGGCGGACAGTACAGCATGGAGGGCATGCCTGA
- a CDS encoding helix-turn-helix domain-containing protein, which yields MRFASGVLVWNDGALHPLETAIEDTPAVTIDTTHQINRIGEQFVELSAFSGDMEMLERLLAAEESVQDFAVTRETGLAYMVYSQSPSMTSLFYILTAYSLVLAPPIEYTDEYTDRGIRLTVVGTDSAITQITADIPPGIDLYPERVGEYVPGGGQLEDLLTERQRDVFEAAVKLGYYEVPREATHEEIAEAVERAPATVSEQLQRIEANLLPRYLDKEAI from the coding sequence ATGCGATTCGCCTCTGGAGTTCTGGTCTGGAACGATGGGGCTCTCCATCCACTTGAGACTGCCATCGAAGACACTCCTGCCGTAACGATAGACACGACACACCAAATCAATCGAATTGGCGAGCAGTTCGTCGAGTTGAGTGCATTTTCGGGAGATATGGAAATGCTTGAACGACTTCTCGCAGCCGAAGAGTCGGTCCAAGATTTTGCCGTGACACGCGAGACTGGGCTCGCGTATATGGTGTACAGCCAGTCACCATCGATGACGAGCCTGTTCTACATCCTCACGGCGTATTCACTCGTCCTTGCTCCACCGATCGAATACACCGATGAATACACCGACCGAGGCATACGCCTCACCGTCGTCGGAACGGACTCCGCAATCACACAAATCACTGCGGACATCCCACCCGGAATCGACCTCTATCCAGAGCGCGTCGGTGAGTACGTTCCTGGCGGTGGCCAGCTTGAGGACCTGCTCACCGAGCGGCAACGCGACGTATTCGAAGCCGCCGTCAAGTTAGGTTACTACGAGGTTCCACGAGAAGCGACACACGAAGAGATTGCCGAGGCGGTTGAGCGAGCCCCCGCGACGGTCTCGGAACAACTCCAACGAATCGAAGCCAATCTGCTCCCACGCTATCTCGACAAAGAGGCTATCTAA
- a CDS encoding SRPBCC family protein, protein MIEASAAVRIDASPATVWSFLEEFETLWEKSNPDHDGTWVVMDPKKPLRDGLRFYQREWVGPVKGIIKADLRDVVEERRFSWIGTCTYTLPPFPLAFTVEEGGTIQLEPTDGQTRLSHRVWARVPPTILGRVLQGVLPILGDIEQEAYEHTLVELEYFKDVIENDTGN, encoded by the coding sequence ATGATCGAAGCAAGCGCCGCGGTCAGAATCGATGCGTCACCGGCAACAGTCTGGTCGTTTCTGGAGGAGTTCGAAACCCTCTGGGAAAAGTCTAATCCAGATCACGACGGGACATGGGTCGTCATGGATCCGAAGAAGCCACTCCGGGACGGGCTCCGATTCTATCAGCGGGAGTGGGTCGGACCGGTTAAAGGGATAATCAAGGCAGATCTCCGTGATGTCGTCGAAGAGAGGCGGTTCAGTTGGATCGGTACGTGTACGTATACCCTGCCCCCGTTCCCGCTCGCGTTCACCGTCGAAGAGGGAGGGACCATACAACTCGAGCCGACAGACGGACAAACACGCCTCTCCCACCGCGTCTGGGCCCGCGTACCACCGACAATCCTCGGGAGAGTTCTTCAGGGGGTGCTACCCATCCTTGGAGACATCGAACAGGAAGCCTACGAACACACCCTCGTCGAGTTGGAATACTTCAAGGACGTGATCGAGAATGATACCGGGAATTGA
- a CDS encoding arylsulfotransferase family protein, with product MNLVPNFTVPDLHRGSYLILLGVGLFALTVVSSALLAPAIGTASETDQTARTLVGSQGGGPGWHEYGSVYLLNGTNTTWRESSAESYFDVTKTENGTVLAGFMDSGYTSCGPYESPCTRTGFRVIDPGQQPQVLSEYSFPVRTNKNSEVHDVERLQTGEYLVTDMEYERIFTVRNGEVTWQWNASSFYDAPQDPTTTDWLHINDVDVISTGRYLVSVRNANQLLVIERGEGVVDVINEDTTDSNDANCRKSGQLADYDSDGDIRCGDPDVLNHQHNPQWLGDDAVLVADSENDRVVELHQTEDGNWEPAWILDSAGDIPLNWPRDADRLSNGNTLITDTLNRRLVEVNESGRVVWSFQTERIPYEADRLPVGESVGGPMYTNKGGDVASPDADVPVLSLLLVGLRAIIPSTPFWFREPQLGVTVVSTLLIVGGGIDSIRS from the coding sequence ATGAACCTCGTCCCGAACTTTACTGTGCCCGATCTCCATCGGGGTAGCTATCTAATCCTTCTCGGCGTGGGTTTGTTTGCTCTCACCGTTGTTAGCAGCGCACTGCTCGCCCCGGCGATTGGGACGGCCTCGGAAACAGATCAAACAGCCCGAACCTTGGTCGGGTCTCAGGGAGGTGGCCCAGGCTGGCACGAATACGGGAGCGTCTACCTCCTCAACGGTACGAACACGACATGGCGTGAATCTAGCGCTGAAAGCTATTTCGACGTGACAAAAACGGAGAATGGGACTGTCTTAGCTGGGTTCATGGACAGCGGATATACTTCGTGCGGACCGTACGAATCTCCCTGTACCCGGACGGGATTCCGAGTCATTGACCCCGGGCAACAGCCACAGGTGCTTTCGGAGTATAGCTTCCCGGTCCGAACGAACAAGAACAGCGAAGTCCACGATGTCGAACGACTTCAGACAGGAGAATACCTCGTGACGGATATGGAGTACGAGCGTATATTTACTGTCAGGAACGGCGAAGTCACGTGGCAGTGGAATGCGAGTTCGTTCTACGACGCCCCACAAGATCCGACGACGACCGACTGGCTGCACATCAACGACGTGGATGTCATCAGCACCGGGCGCTATCTTGTCTCAGTACGGAATGCAAACCAACTTCTCGTCATCGAGCGCGGTGAGGGTGTCGTCGACGTCATCAACGAGGACACGACCGATTCAAACGATGCCAACTGTCGGAAATCAGGCCAGTTAGCCGACTATGACAGTGATGGCGATATTCGATGTGGTGACCCCGACGTGCTCAACCACCAGCACAACCCTCAGTGGCTCGGGGATGATGCCGTCCTCGTCGCTGATAGCGAGAACGACCGTGTCGTCGAACTGCACCAAACCGAGGACGGGAATTGGGAACCTGCTTGGATTCTCGACAGTGCGGGAGATATTCCCTTGAACTGGCCTCGGGATGCGGACCGCCTCTCGAACGGGAACACGTTAATCACAGACACATTGAATCGTCGGCTCGTCGAAGTCAACGAATCTGGAAGGGTAGTTTGGAGTTTCCAAACCGAGCGTATTCCGTACGAAGCGGACCGGCTCCCGGTCGGTGAATCTGTCGGTGGGCCGATGTACACGAATAAGGGTGGTGACGTCGCTAGTCCTGATGCCGACGTGCCGGTTCTCTCATTATTACTGGTCGGCCTTCGAGCCATCATTCCCTCGACACCCTTCTGGTTTCGAGAGCCACAACTCGGAGTGACGGTTGTTTCGACACTGCTCATCGTCGGCGGGGGAATTGACAGTATTCGAAGCTAA
- a CDS encoding DUF7521 family protein, which yields MNSVITAIAAVKLIILLLGGGITYIAFKAYRRTGEHSLRVLGVGFGIITFGAILTGVANQFFSVGLALGVLINSLFVALGLAVIMYSLYIQR from the coding sequence ATGAACAGCGTTATCACGGCCATTGCAGCTGTCAAATTAATCATCCTGCTTCTCGGTGGTGGGATTACCTATATCGCGTTTAAAGCTTATCGACGGACTGGTGAGCATTCGCTACGCGTTCTTGGTGTTGGGTTCGGTATCATCACATTCGGGGCAATCTTGACTGGTGTGGCCAATCAGTTCTTTTCTGTCGGATTGGCACTTGGCGTACTCATCAACAGTCTATTCGTTGCCCTTGGCCTCGCGGTCATTATGTATTCGCTGTATATCCAAAGATGA
- a CDS encoding winged helix-turn-helix domain-containing protein → MGDNSVSPEDSPELQDVLDALDDPACRAILRETIEPMTANELLDACDIPKSTLYRKLELLSFASLVREQETINPGGGRVTYYERSFEDVTISMDDTGVFTVNVDRTPQSTDERLADIWSMMGDEV, encoded by the coding sequence ATGGGAGATAATTCAGTGTCACCCGAGGACTCCCCAGAGTTGCAGGACGTCCTGGATGCACTGGATGATCCCGCATGTCGGGCTATTCTCCGGGAAACTATCGAACCAATGACTGCAAACGAACTCCTCGACGCATGTGACATCCCCAAGTCGACGCTGTATCGTAAATTAGAACTCCTCAGTTTCGCCTCCCTCGTCCGGGAACAGGAGACCATCAATCCTGGCGGTGGACGGGTCACCTACTACGAACGTTCGTTCGAGGACGTCACGATTTCGATGGACGACACAGGTGTGTTTACTGTGAATGTCGACCGGACGCCGCAATCCACCGACGAACGGCTTGCAGATATCTGGTCGATGATGGGGGACGAAGTATGA
- a CDS encoding transcription initiation factor IIB, producing the protein MMAQEHTQKRSIDERDREVKSANDNTCPECQGHITLNSDSGEATCESCGLVFEDDPIDHGPEWRAFTSDERDEKSRVGAPTTQLMHDKGLSTTIGWQDKDAYGQAVSGRKRAQLQRLRTWDERFRTKDAHERNLKQALGEISRMASALGLPESVRETAGVLYRRAVEQNLLPGRSIEGMSTASLYAAARQHGMPRPLSEFADVSRVEKIRIQRAYRYLSRELGLEIKPEDPTQYIPQFASSLDVSDEAERRSRELLEVATNNAVHSGKSPAGLAAAALYAATHLTNEQLTQETVSEVAHVSRVTIRNRYQELLEVYAEHG; encoded by the coding sequence ATGATGGCTCAAGAACATACCCAGAAACGATCAATTGATGAACGCGACCGTGAGGTGAAGTCTGCTAACGACAATACCTGTCCCGAGTGTCAGGGCCATATCACCCTGAATAGCGACAGCGGTGAGGCGACCTGCGAAAGCTGTGGGTTGGTTTTTGAAGATGATCCAATCGACCACGGCCCGGAGTGGCGTGCTTTCACGTCGGACGAACGCGATGAAAAGAGTCGGGTCGGTGCTCCCACGACGCAGCTGATGCACGATAAGGGCCTGAGTACGACTATCGGTTGGCAGGACAAAGATGCATACGGACAAGCCGTCTCCGGTCGCAAACGTGCTCAATTACAGCGCCTTCGGACGTGGGACGAGCGGTTCCGGACGAAGGATGCCCACGAGCGGAATCTCAAACAAGCGCTCGGGGAGATCAGCCGGATGGCGTCCGCTCTGGGACTTCCGGAATCGGTTCGGGAAACTGCAGGCGTCCTGTATCGGCGTGCTGTAGAGCAGAACCTGCTCCCCGGTCGCTCGATCGAAGGAATGTCGACGGCGTCCTTGTACGCGGCTGCCCGACAGCACGGTATGCCACGGCCGCTGAGTGAATTCGCCGACGTCAGCCGTGTCGAAAAAATCCGGATCCAGCGAGCGTACCGATATCTGTCTCGAGAACTCGGCCTCGAGATCAAGCCGGAGGACCCCACGCAATATATCCCGCAATTCGCATCATCGCTTGACGTGAGCGACGAAGCAGAACGGCGCTCGCGAGAACTGCTTGAGGTAGCTACGAATAATGCTGTCCACAGTGGGAAGAGTCCGGCCGGGTTGGCGGCTGCCGCTCTGTACGCTGCGACTCATCTCACGAATGAGCAACTCACACAGGAAACAGTGAGTGAGGTGGCTCATGTGAGTCGAGTCACAATCCGGAACCGGTATCAGGAGCTTCTTGAGGTGTACGCAGAGCATGGGTGA
- a CDS encoding COX15/CtaA family protein, giving the protein MRTTISRIPVEYRHIAGFTLLVTYIVMLLGAYTSAIGAGLSCPDWPTCYGTWVPFLQPEIIANSPYSALQIFAEWAHRGLAMTAGVLIVGTTFGAWVTHRNTPIVKWSATAALALLPLQVILGGLTVTEDLQPIIVTTHLGVAILILLCLLTTFLVAYLRR; this is encoded by the coding sequence TTGCGAACCACGATTTCACGGATTCCTGTCGAGTACAGGCATATCGCCGGTTTCACGCTACTAGTGACGTATATCGTGATGCTTCTCGGGGCCTACACTAGTGCAATCGGTGCTGGACTTTCCTGTCCCGATTGGCCGACCTGCTACGGGACGTGGGTTCCCTTCCTTCAACCCGAGATCATTGCTAACTCGCCATACTCTGCACTCCAAATCTTCGCAGAGTGGGCTCACCGTGGACTGGCGATGACGGCCGGAGTTCTGATCGTCGGCACGACCTTTGGAGCGTGGGTGACACACCGTAATACCCCGATTGTCAAATGGTCGGCCACGGCCGCTCTCGCCCTCCTTCCGTTACAGGTTATCCTCGGAGGATTGACCGTCACGGAGGATCTCCAACCAATCATCGTGACGACCCATCTCGGCGTGGCAATTCTTATTCTCCTCTGTCTCCTGACGACTTTCCTCGTCGCATATCTCCGCCGCTAA